The Anas platyrhynchos isolate ZD024472 breed Pekin duck chromosome Z, IASCAAS_PekinDuck_T2T, whole genome shotgun sequence genome includes a window with the following:
- the ALPK2 gene encoding alpha-protein kinase 2 isoform X5: protein MRSSKVSFPCEKSRRRLPNMEDNMDAKNVFETQENICCLRGASENGDDLINFNSMVCVAAGEAEKYCISQVHSHPTDLITDHTDNCCLKVEDSISCPPPAEVQTHGKTGFSRPLTMNAVLSEQADTPVVNQNYFTKHDSENSGGILEACASVSDDFSDDVLEYFECSDVLTAHENEIWEKKLQFLLESGDEDDLKLSKDCDGCAYFLSEMPCLFRVSDNTTPMDTTIGFCGHHSKFKGVNVRRDPSTYSQSTLQAEMTLAVGQHRDKTTSVKDEEKGKVPVAPAVIKNECLRTEEENNGIGQTDFSTSKPQNVDNVHAKADSSTGGIGTALTNQASETMTENKVDENLLGENSLLLEEGRRNSSEENARHAVSTLTETLTRNLLKLLNPIELCRYVGNIGQSFQAATEVRESSALFPSQEGVFSAQMREETESLQMQAGLCRTEEADKDCHWEQKKTRGPSEQNQVPDDNVSPRNQGASLKISIQNCDRECMEPEIAKEGILITCQNAENIHSASECTEKPLQAKNGSLQTYSQHCAPCDKRESCHQQVFWEQGKDISSNGNKSKKDISPFPLWDADSVPDKQESLCAVLSSAKLCDEPKEGGQRYGFDSHDGNDRDTLCSVSCDESLFEANPKSVLESGEPGCKGDADLSAVHDKLWKLLQEDDSDYQIPFENWGITSLEVRLTDTKVTEPNSVQETCSDHPLPSNFVEQQEPITQPPTRQRTEKEDCSVSNVLLKTDEACNSASIENFSLTRVVEADGLCMSSSTENKTETPSTCISENSILNTEECFEQKPNQTLIVNNGAVQMTVSREGKLTVNNTFQTCDTDSQRLKNAQSSNLACDKQNSAYMSDKSRWTTGQLPHTERNISLINENMTETTDEDAGKDCHFKDCYLERKKLVYFPEEKVIFLSNSSVENTHQFTHEKHSSVNTIHRSYENNLPEKRNHSELNAQNGTNCSSYHPSKNYDSRDFQVVSNTQKYSYPMKLPNFIKTPETITCKNLPQNVHQMTELEKQEVMFTASSESPLLTDFLVKVPKYEPSKPGKEQRAIFIGDEQRAEASCDSGVRHVSESQPAVSPHNVSEQHLFFADNTFKFDEELKTGYLKSPTYASGNVTSVSVSTLLPRKVQNEYCTVAKADCRDISNQMDLQQQSVRETSPFIPVRQSEGSPNSVAAMGCSGTGSHVQTECTQTAVKGDEKLTELEAFCEALQDHIHRVPEENKEEAILLGNKQEIQRTTEYNLDAAKMKSPLHALISSKAQRRIRNSIAKQSSPDLITSSKPAEVDCSIKSTEHDKDEGVMTSETALSALVNLPAVDSGDSRSLQRQPPYSRTQPHSLALATYDPFSVSAERPENQEGSKSCQTSPTVAESEPIKCKHTAKSENLATGAKKKLPPATLSKKPRLEERGNVSKDPSCVRSEANMIHKENRKEQRKLILKKDSKAPKLLKKIQAELFPDCSGNVKLCCQFGDIHGDSTITWTKDSKLLARLQRNAQDDSPVSLAIAKASDKDQGMYYCCLNNIYGKSWNIFQVFRILKVWKKLNSCSSCSEKISSVTVILVGTCME, encoded by the exons ATGAGAAGCTCAAAAGTATCATTCCCATGTGAGAAATCCCGCAGACGCTTGCCTAACATGGAAGACAACATGGatgcaaaaaatgtatttgaaacacaggaaaatataTGCTGCCTTAGGGGTGCATCCGAGAATGGTGATGACCTAATTAATTTTAACAGTATGGTCTGCGTCGCTGctggagaagcagagaaatactGCATCAGTCAGGTGCATTCCCACCCTACAGATCTAATCACTGATCACACAGACAATTGTTGCCTTAAAGTGGAAGACTCGATTTCTTGTCCACCTCCAGCTGAAGTCCAGACACATGGAAAGACTGGGTTCAGTAGACCTCTAACCATGAATGCCGTGTTGAGTGAGCAGGCAGATACTCCCGTAGtaaatcagaattattttacaaaacatGATTCTGAAAATTCTGGAGGCATTTTGGAGGCTTGTGCAAGTGTAAGTGATGACTTTTCTGATGATGTCCTAGAGTATTTTGAATGTTCAGATGTGCTGACAGcacatgaaaatgaaatctgGGAAAAGAAATTACAGTTTTTATTAGAAAGCGGTGATGAAGATGATTTAAAACTGAGTAAGGATTGTGATGGGTGTGCTTACTTCCTCAGTGAGATGCCGTGTCTGTTCCGAGTGTCAGATAACACTACGCCTATGGATACTACCATTGGCTTCTGTGGTCATCACTCAAAATTCAAAGGAGTAAATGTAAGGAGAGACCCCTCTACATACAGCCAGTCAACTTTGCAGGCAGAGATGACTCTAGCTGTTGGACAACACCGAGATAAAACTACCAGTGTGAAAGACGAAGAGAAGGGTAAAGTGCCTGTTGCACCTGCTGTCATTAAAAATGAGTGTCTCcgaactgaagaagaaaataatggaaTTGGCCAGACAGATTTCTCAACCAGCAAACCTCAGAATGTGGATAATGTACATGCAAAGGCGGACTCCTCTACTGGTGGCATAGGTACTGCTTTGACAAATCAGGCTTCAGAGACAATGACAGAAAACAAGGTGGACGAGAACTTGCTAGGTGAAAACTCATTGCTGCTagaggaggggagaagaaaTTCATCAGAGGAAAATGCAAGGCATGCTGTCTCTACCTTAACAGAAACTCTAACAAGAAACCTTTTAAAGTTGCTAAACCCTATAGAGCTCTGCAGATATGTTGGTAATATAGGGCAATCTTTTCAGGCTGCTACAGAGGTGAGGGAATCCAGTGCTTTGTTTCCCAGTCAGGAAGGAGTCTTTTCAGCACAAATGCGTGAGGAGACAGAAAGCTTGCAAATGCAGGCTGGTTTGTGTCGTACAGAAGAGGCGGATAAAGACTGTCATTGGGAACAGAAAAAGACTCGGGGCCCGTCTGAGCAAAATCAGGTGCCAGATGACAACGTCTCACCCAGG aatcaAGGTGCCAGTCTTAAAATCTCTATCCAGAATTGTGATAGAGAATGTATGGAGCCTGAAATAGCAAAGGAAGGCATCCTCATAACCTGCCAGAATGCAGAAAACATCCATTCAGCTTCAGAATGTACTGAAAAGCCACTACAAGCAAAAAATGGAAGTTTACAAACCTATTCTCAACACTGTGCTCCTTGTGATAAGAGAGAAAGTTGTCACCAGCAAGTCTTCTGGGAACAAGGGAAGGATATTAGTAGTAATGGCAACAAATCAAAGAAAGACATTTCACCTTTTCCCTTATGGGACGCAGACTCTGTTCCTGATAAACAAGAAAGTTTATGTGCTGTTCTCTCTTCTGCAAAGCTGTGTGATGAGCCAAAGGAGGGAGGGCAAAGGTATGGTTTTGATTCGCATGATGGCAATGACAGAGATACTCTCTGCAGTGTATCATGTGATGAGTCTCTGTTTGAAGCTAATCCCAAGTCAGTTCTGGAATCTGGAGAACCTGGGTGCAAAGGAGATGCCGATTTATCTGCAGTGCATGACAAGCTCTGGAAACTTCTTCAAGAAGATGACTCAGACTATCAAATCCCATTTGAAAACTGGGGAATCACAAGTTTGGAGGTAAGGCTGACAGATACAAAAGTCACAGAACCGAACTCTGTGCAAGAGACCTGTTCTGATCATCCTTTGCCCTCAAATTTCGTAGAACAGCAGGAACCTATTACACAGCCACCTACTAGacaaagaacagagaaagaagaCTGCAGTGTCTCTAACGTCCTACTGAAAACAGATGAAGCGTGTAACAGTGCATCCATAGAAAACTTTTCTCTTACACGAGTGGTAGAAGCAGATGGTTTATGTATGAGTTCtagcactgaaaataaaacagaaacaccaTCCacttgtatttcagaaaatagtaTCTTAAATACAGAGGAGTGCTTCGAGCAGAAGCCAAATCAAACATTAATTGTCAATAATGGAGCTGTTCAAATGACTGTTTCTCGGGAAGGAAAGCTTACCGTTAATAACACTTTCCAAACATGTGATACAGAttctcaaagattaaaaaatgctCAGAGTAGTAACTTAGCATGTGATAAACAAAACTCAGCTTACATGTCAGATAAGTCACGTTGGACAACTGGACAATTACCTCATACTGAGCGGAACATATCCTTGATAAATGAGAATATGACTGAAACCACAGATGAAGATGCTGGTAAAGACTGTCATTTTAAAGACTGTtacctagaaagaaaaaaactggtGTATTTCCCTGAGGAGAAAGTTATTTTCCTCAGTAATTCCTCTGTTGAAAATACCCATCAGTTTACACATGAAAAACACTCTTCTGTTAACACCATACATAGaagttatgaaaataatttaccagaaaaaagaaatcactcaGAGTTGAATGCACAAAATGGCACTAATTGTAGCAGTTATCATCCTTCAAAAAATTATGACTCTCGAGATTTTCAAGTTGTTTCTAATACACAGAAATATAGTTACCCAATGAAATTGCCTAATTTCATTAAGACTCCTGAAACCATAACATGTAAGAATCTACCCCAAAATGTGCACCAAATGACAGAATTAGAAAAACAAGAAGTGATGTTCACTGCCTCTTCTGAGAGTCCCCTTTTAACAGATTTCTTGGTAAAAGTGCCCAAATATGAGCCAAGTAAACCAGGAAAAGAACAGAGAGCCATTTTCATAGGTGATGAACAAAGGGCTGAAGCATCCTGTGACTCTGGAGTCAGGCATGTTTCAGAGAGTCAGCCTGCAGTTTCCCCTCATAACGTGTCtgaacaacatttattttttgctgacaACACCTTTAAGTTTGACGAAGAGTTAAAAACAGGTTATTTGAAAAGTCCCACGTATGCCTCTGGGAATGTAACGTCAGTGTCAGTAAGTACCCTGCTGCCTAGAAAGGTTCAGAATGAGTACTGCACAGTAGCGAAGGCAGATTGTAGAGACATCAGTAATCAGATGGATCTCCAGCAACAGAGTgtaagagaaacatcaccattCATACCTGTAAGGCAGTCAGAGGGCTCTCCTAACAGTGTAGCAGCAATGGGGTGTTCTGGCACAGGAAGTCACGTACAAACAGAATGCACACAAACTGCTGTCAAAGGAGATGAAAAATTGACTGAGTTGGAAGCTTTCTGCGAAGCATTGCAGGATCACATCCATAGGGTACCAGAAGAAAATAAGGAGGAAGCAATCTTGCTTGGAAATAAACAAGAGATTCAAAGAACTACTGAATACAACCTGGATGCTGCTAAAATGAAGTCTCCTTTGCACGCTTTAATTAGCTCCAAGGCTCAGAGGCGGATTAGGAATAGTATCGCTAAGCAGTCCTCTCCTGACTTGATCACTTCCAGCAAGCCGGCTGAGGTTGATTGTTCAATTAAGTCTACTGAGCATGATAAAGACGAAGGAGTCATGACTTCAGAGACTGCACTAAGTGCTTTAGTTAACCTGCCAGCAGTTGATTCGGGGGACAGCCGCTCTCTTCAAAGGCAGCCACCCTACAGCAGGACTCAGCCACATTCCTTAGCATTGGCCACATATGATCCGTTCTCAGTCAGTGCGGAAAGGCCAGAAAATCAAGAAGGGTCAAAGTCCTGCCAGACATCACCAACTGTTGCTGAATCTGAGCCCATCAAATGTAAACACACAGCAAAGAGTGAGAACTTAGCTACTGGAGCAAAGAAGAAATTACCACCAGCAACACTGTCGAAAAAACCCCGACTGGAGGAGAGAGGAAATGTCAGCAAGGATCCTAGCTGTGTTAGAAGTGAGGCAAACATGATtcataaagaaaatagaaaagagcaAAGGAAACTAATTTTGAAAAAGGATAGCAAAG CTCCCAAGCTGCTGAAGAAAATCCAAGCAGAGTTGTTCCCTGACTGCTCTGGAAATGTTAAGCTGTGCTGCCAGTTTGGAGACATTCATGGGGACTCCACCATTACGTGGACTAAAGACTCCAAGTTACTAGCTCGACTGCAGAGAAA tgcccaggATGACTCTCCTGTCTCTTTGGCGATAGCTAAAGCCAGTGACAAAGACCAAGGAATGTATTATTGCTGCTTGAATAATATATATGGAAAG TCCTGGAACATCTTTCAAGTTTTCAGAATTTTGAAG GTGTGGAAGAAATTGAATTCATGCAGCTCATGTTCAGAGAAGATTTCATCAGTGACAGTTATTTTGGTGGGAACCTGCATGGAATAA
- the ALPK2 gene encoding alpha-protein kinase 2 isoform X6 codes for MRSSKVSFPCEKSRRRLPNMEDNMDAKNVFETQENICCLRGASENGDDLINFNSMVCVAAGEAEKYCISQVHSHPTDLITDHTDNCCLKVEDSISCPPPAEVQTHGKTGFSRPLTMNAVLSEQADTPVVNQNYFTKHDSENSGGILEACASVSDDFSDDVLEYFECSDVLTAHENEIWEKKLQFLLESGDEDDLKLSKDCDGCAYFLSEMPCLFRVSDNTTPMDTTIGFCGHHSKFKGVNVRRDPSTYSQSTLQAEMTLAVGQHRDKTTSVKDEEKGKVPVAPAVIKNECLRTEEENNGIGQTDFSTSKPQNVDNVHAKADSSTGGIGTALTNQASETMTENKVDENLLGENSLLLEEGRRNSSEENARHAVSTLTETLTRNLLKLLNPIELCRYVGNIGQSFQAATEVRESSALFPSQEGVFSAQMREETESLQMQAGLCRTEEADKDCHWEQKKTRGPSEQNQVPDDNVSPRNQGASLKISIQNCDRECMEPEIAKEGILITCQNAENIHSASECTEKPLQAKNGSLQTYSQHCAPCDKRESCHQQVFWEQGKDISSNGNKSKKDISPFPLWDADSVPDKQESLCAVLSSAKLCDEPKEGGQRYGFDSHDGNDRDTLCSVSCDESLFEANPKSVLESGEPGCKGDADLSAVHDKLWKLLQEDDSDYQIPFENWGITSLEVRLTDTKVTEPNSVQETCSDHPLPSNFVEQQEPITQPPTRQRTEKEDCSVSNVLLKTDEACNSASIENFSLTRVVEADGLCMSSSTENKTETPSTCISENSILNTEECFEQKPNQTLIVNNGAVQMTVSREGKLTVNNTFQTCDTDSQRLKNAQSSNLACDKQNSAYMSDKSRWTTGQLPHTERNISLINENMTETTDEDAGKDCHFKDCYLERKKLVYFPEEKVIFLSNSSVENTHQFTHEKHSSVNTIHRSYENNLPEKRNHSELNAQNGTNCSSYHPSKNYDSRDFQVVSNTQKYSYPMKLPNFIKTPETITCKNLPQNVHQMTELEKQEVMFTASSESPLLTDFLVKVPKYEPSKPGKEQRAIFIGDEQRAEASCDSGVRHVSESQPAVSPHNVSEQHLFFADNTFKFDEELKTGYLKSPTYASGNVTSVSVSTLLPRKVQNEYCTVAKADCRDISNQMDLQQQSVRETSPFIPVRQSEGSPNSVAAMGCSGTGSHVQTECTQTAVKGDEKLTELEAFCEALQDHIHRVPEENKEEAILLGNKQEIQRTTEYNLDAAKMKSPLHALISSKAQRRIRNSIAKQSSPDLITSSKPAEVDCSIKSTEHDKDEGVMTSETALSALVNLPAVDSGDSRSLQRQPPYSRTQPHSLALATYDPFSVSAERPENQEGSKSCQTSPTVAESEPIKCKHTAKSENLATGAKKKLPPATLSKKPRLEERGNVSKDPSCVRSEANMIHKENRKEQRKLILKKDSKAPKLLKKIQAELFPDCSGNVKLCCQFGDIHGDSTITWTKDSKLLARLQRNAQDDSPVSLAIAKASDKDQGMYYCCLNNIYGKVTAEFNLTSEVLEHLSSFQNFEGHWQRC; via the exons ATGAGAAGCTCAAAAGTATCATTCCCATGTGAGAAATCCCGCAGACGCTTGCCTAACATGGAAGACAACATGGatgcaaaaaatgtatttgaaacacaggaaaatataTGCTGCCTTAGGGGTGCATCCGAGAATGGTGATGACCTAATTAATTTTAACAGTATGGTCTGCGTCGCTGctggagaagcagagaaatactGCATCAGTCAGGTGCATTCCCACCCTACAGATCTAATCACTGATCACACAGACAATTGTTGCCTTAAAGTGGAAGACTCGATTTCTTGTCCACCTCCAGCTGAAGTCCAGACACATGGAAAGACTGGGTTCAGTAGACCTCTAACCATGAATGCCGTGTTGAGTGAGCAGGCAGATACTCCCGTAGtaaatcagaattattttacaaaacatGATTCTGAAAATTCTGGAGGCATTTTGGAGGCTTGTGCAAGTGTAAGTGATGACTTTTCTGATGATGTCCTAGAGTATTTTGAATGTTCAGATGTGCTGACAGcacatgaaaatgaaatctgGGAAAAGAAATTACAGTTTTTATTAGAAAGCGGTGATGAAGATGATTTAAAACTGAGTAAGGATTGTGATGGGTGTGCTTACTTCCTCAGTGAGATGCCGTGTCTGTTCCGAGTGTCAGATAACACTACGCCTATGGATACTACCATTGGCTTCTGTGGTCATCACTCAAAATTCAAAGGAGTAAATGTAAGGAGAGACCCCTCTACATACAGCCAGTCAACTTTGCAGGCAGAGATGACTCTAGCTGTTGGACAACACCGAGATAAAACTACCAGTGTGAAAGACGAAGAGAAGGGTAAAGTGCCTGTTGCACCTGCTGTCATTAAAAATGAGTGTCTCcgaactgaagaagaaaataatggaaTTGGCCAGACAGATTTCTCAACCAGCAAACCTCAGAATGTGGATAATGTACATGCAAAGGCGGACTCCTCTACTGGTGGCATAGGTACTGCTTTGACAAATCAGGCTTCAGAGACAATGACAGAAAACAAGGTGGACGAGAACTTGCTAGGTGAAAACTCATTGCTGCTagaggaggggagaagaaaTTCATCAGAGGAAAATGCAAGGCATGCTGTCTCTACCTTAACAGAAACTCTAACAAGAAACCTTTTAAAGTTGCTAAACCCTATAGAGCTCTGCAGATATGTTGGTAATATAGGGCAATCTTTTCAGGCTGCTACAGAGGTGAGGGAATCCAGTGCTTTGTTTCCCAGTCAGGAAGGAGTCTTTTCAGCACAAATGCGTGAGGAGACAGAAAGCTTGCAAATGCAGGCTGGTTTGTGTCGTACAGAAGAGGCGGATAAAGACTGTCATTGGGAACAGAAAAAGACTCGGGGCCCGTCTGAGCAAAATCAGGTGCCAGATGACAACGTCTCACCCAGG aatcaAGGTGCCAGTCTTAAAATCTCTATCCAGAATTGTGATAGAGAATGTATGGAGCCTGAAATAGCAAAGGAAGGCATCCTCATAACCTGCCAGAATGCAGAAAACATCCATTCAGCTTCAGAATGTACTGAAAAGCCACTACAAGCAAAAAATGGAAGTTTACAAACCTATTCTCAACACTGTGCTCCTTGTGATAAGAGAGAAAGTTGTCACCAGCAAGTCTTCTGGGAACAAGGGAAGGATATTAGTAGTAATGGCAACAAATCAAAGAAAGACATTTCACCTTTTCCCTTATGGGACGCAGACTCTGTTCCTGATAAACAAGAAAGTTTATGTGCTGTTCTCTCTTCTGCAAAGCTGTGTGATGAGCCAAAGGAGGGAGGGCAAAGGTATGGTTTTGATTCGCATGATGGCAATGACAGAGATACTCTCTGCAGTGTATCATGTGATGAGTCTCTGTTTGAAGCTAATCCCAAGTCAGTTCTGGAATCTGGAGAACCTGGGTGCAAAGGAGATGCCGATTTATCTGCAGTGCATGACAAGCTCTGGAAACTTCTTCAAGAAGATGACTCAGACTATCAAATCCCATTTGAAAACTGGGGAATCACAAGTTTGGAGGTAAGGCTGACAGATACAAAAGTCACAGAACCGAACTCTGTGCAAGAGACCTGTTCTGATCATCCTTTGCCCTCAAATTTCGTAGAACAGCAGGAACCTATTACACAGCCACCTACTAGacaaagaacagagaaagaagaCTGCAGTGTCTCTAACGTCCTACTGAAAACAGATGAAGCGTGTAACAGTGCATCCATAGAAAACTTTTCTCTTACACGAGTGGTAGAAGCAGATGGTTTATGTATGAGTTCtagcactgaaaataaaacagaaacaccaTCCacttgtatttcagaaaatagtaTCTTAAATACAGAGGAGTGCTTCGAGCAGAAGCCAAATCAAACATTAATTGTCAATAATGGAGCTGTTCAAATGACTGTTTCTCGGGAAGGAAAGCTTACCGTTAATAACACTTTCCAAACATGTGATACAGAttctcaaagattaaaaaatgctCAGAGTAGTAACTTAGCATGTGATAAACAAAACTCAGCTTACATGTCAGATAAGTCACGTTGGACAACTGGACAATTACCTCATACTGAGCGGAACATATCCTTGATAAATGAGAATATGACTGAAACCACAGATGAAGATGCTGGTAAAGACTGTCATTTTAAAGACTGTtacctagaaagaaaaaaactggtGTATTTCCCTGAGGAGAAAGTTATTTTCCTCAGTAATTCCTCTGTTGAAAATACCCATCAGTTTACACATGAAAAACACTCTTCTGTTAACACCATACATAGaagttatgaaaataatttaccagaaaaaagaaatcactcaGAGTTGAATGCACAAAATGGCACTAATTGTAGCAGTTATCATCCTTCAAAAAATTATGACTCTCGAGATTTTCAAGTTGTTTCTAATACACAGAAATATAGTTACCCAATGAAATTGCCTAATTTCATTAAGACTCCTGAAACCATAACATGTAAGAATCTACCCCAAAATGTGCACCAAATGACAGAATTAGAAAAACAAGAAGTGATGTTCACTGCCTCTTCTGAGAGTCCCCTTTTAACAGATTTCTTGGTAAAAGTGCCCAAATATGAGCCAAGTAAACCAGGAAAAGAACAGAGAGCCATTTTCATAGGTGATGAACAAAGGGCTGAAGCATCCTGTGACTCTGGAGTCAGGCATGTTTCAGAGAGTCAGCCTGCAGTTTCCCCTCATAACGTGTCtgaacaacatttattttttgctgacaACACCTTTAAGTTTGACGAAGAGTTAAAAACAGGTTATTTGAAAAGTCCCACGTATGCCTCTGGGAATGTAACGTCAGTGTCAGTAAGTACCCTGCTGCCTAGAAAGGTTCAGAATGAGTACTGCACAGTAGCGAAGGCAGATTGTAGAGACATCAGTAATCAGATGGATCTCCAGCAACAGAGTgtaagagaaacatcaccattCATACCTGTAAGGCAGTCAGAGGGCTCTCCTAACAGTGTAGCAGCAATGGGGTGTTCTGGCACAGGAAGTCACGTACAAACAGAATGCACACAAACTGCTGTCAAAGGAGATGAAAAATTGACTGAGTTGGAAGCTTTCTGCGAAGCATTGCAGGATCACATCCATAGGGTACCAGAAGAAAATAAGGAGGAAGCAATCTTGCTTGGAAATAAACAAGAGATTCAAAGAACTACTGAATACAACCTGGATGCTGCTAAAATGAAGTCTCCTTTGCACGCTTTAATTAGCTCCAAGGCTCAGAGGCGGATTAGGAATAGTATCGCTAAGCAGTCCTCTCCTGACTTGATCACTTCCAGCAAGCCGGCTGAGGTTGATTGTTCAATTAAGTCTACTGAGCATGATAAAGACGAAGGAGTCATGACTTCAGAGACTGCACTAAGTGCTTTAGTTAACCTGCCAGCAGTTGATTCGGGGGACAGCCGCTCTCTTCAAAGGCAGCCACCCTACAGCAGGACTCAGCCACATTCCTTAGCATTGGCCACATATGATCCGTTCTCAGTCAGTGCGGAAAGGCCAGAAAATCAAGAAGGGTCAAAGTCCTGCCAGACATCACCAACTGTTGCTGAATCTGAGCCCATCAAATGTAAACACACAGCAAAGAGTGAGAACTTAGCTACTGGAGCAAAGAAGAAATTACCACCAGCAACACTGTCGAAAAAACCCCGACTGGAGGAGAGAGGAAATGTCAGCAAGGATCCTAGCTGTGTTAGAAGTGAGGCAAACATGATtcataaagaaaatagaaaagagcaAAGGAAACTAATTTTGAAAAAGGATAGCAAAG CTCCCAAGCTGCTGAAGAAAATCCAAGCAGAGTTGTTCCCTGACTGCTCTGGAAATGTTAAGCTGTGCTGCCAGTTTGGAGACATTCATGGGGACTCCACCATTACGTGGACTAAAGACTCCAAGTTACTAGCTCGACTGCAGAGAAA tgcccaggATGACTCTCCTGTCTCTTTGGCGATAGCTAAAGCCAGTGACAAAGACCAAGGAATGTATTATTGCTGCTTGAATAATATATATGGAAAGGTAACTGCGGAGTTTAATCTGACTTCTGAAG TCCTGGAACATCTTTCAAGTTTTCAGAATTTTGAAG GTCATTGGCAAAGATGTTAA